One Brassica oleracea var. oleracea cultivar TO1000 chromosome C7, BOL, whole genome shotgun sequence genomic window carries:
- the LOC106306334 gene encoding thiosulfate sulfurtransferase 18-like, which produces MIPEVVTVDVSQAKTLLQSDHQYLDVRTEEEFRRGHCVAPKILNVPYMLNTPQGRVKNPNFLDQVSSLLSPTDDILVGCQSGARSLNATSELVAAGYKKVRNVGGGYLAWVNQSFPINKEQQQSTN; this is translated from the exons ATGATACCAGAAGTTGTTACTGTTGATGTGAGCCAAGCCAAAACTCTCCTCCAGTCCGACCATCAATATCTTGATGTTAG GACCGAGGAAGAGTTCAGGAGAGGCCATTGTGTGGCACCTAAGATCCTCAACGTTCCCTACATGCTCAACACACCTCAAG GGAGAGTGAAGAATCCAAATTTTTTGGATCAAGTATCTTCTCTTCTCAGCCCAACTGATGATATCCTTGTG GGTTGTCAGAGTGGAGCCAGATCCTTAAATGCCACAAGTGAGCTTGTTGCTGCA GGTTACAAGAAAGTGAGAAACGTAGGAGGTGGGTACTTGGCTTGGGTGAATCAGAGCTTTCCCATCAACAAGGAGCAGCAGCAATCTACAAACTAA